A genome region from Haloimpatiens massiliensis includes the following:
- a CDS encoding M42 family metallopeptidase encodes MNLNERKIKYYLNNVLTIPSPTGYTSKIMDYIKEELHIISAYYYTTNKGAIIVSIKGKDDENQRTLSAHVDTLGAMVKGINSNGTLALTPLGGYMMNSIEGENCTVETIEGKVFTGTIQTKKPSVHISGNDARELKRTPENMEVVLDEKVFSKEDVEKLEINVGDFICLDSRTSFTEKGFIKTRHLDDKASVAILLYVIKYILENSLDLPYTTNILISNYEEVGHGACYIPPKTKEFISVDMGAPGLDQNSSEYCVCICAKDSSGPYDLDIRKKLTDICKKNNINYKIDTYPHYGSDASAALRAGYDIKTGLIGPGIFASHAYERTHMDSVLATTELVLNYCKSN; translated from the coding sequence ATGAATTTAAATGAGAGGAAAATTAAATACTACTTAAATAATGTTTTAACTATACCTAGTCCAACAGGTTATACTAGCAAAATAATGGACTATATAAAAGAAGAATTACATATTATCAGTGCTTATTATTACACCACTAACAAAGGTGCCATAATTGTTTCTATTAAAGGAAAAGATGATGAAAATCAAAGAACCTTGTCTGCCCATGTGGATACATTAGGGGCTATGGTTAAAGGCATTAACTCTAATGGTACTTTAGCTTTAACTCCACTAGGTGGATACATGATGAACTCAATAGAAGGAGAAAATTGTACTGTGGAAACCATCGAGGGTAAAGTTTTCACTGGAACAATTCAAACCAAGAAACCATCCGTACATATAAGTGGTAACGATGCCAGAGAACTTAAGAGAACTCCTGAAAATATGGAAGTAGTTTTAGATGAAAAAGTTTTTTCTAAAGAAGATGTGGAAAAATTAGAAATAAATGTAGGCGATTTTATATGCTTAGATAGCAGGACATCATTTACTGAAAAAGGTTTTATAAAAACAAGACATCTAGATGATAAAGCTAGTGTAGCTATTCTTCTTTACGTTATAAAATATATATTAGAAAATTCTCTAGACCTTCCTTACACAACAAATATATTAATAAGTAATTATGAAGAAGTTGGTCATGGTGCTTGTTATATTCCCCCAAAAACTAAAGAATTTATCTCAGTTGATATGGGTGCTCCTGGGCTAGATCAAAATTCTTCTGAATATTGTGTATGTATATGTGCTAAGGATTCTTCTGGTCCTTACGATTTAGATATTAGAAAGAAGTTAACAGATATATGTAAAAAAAATAATATAAATTATAAGATAGATACTTATCCCCATTATGGTTCTGATGCTTCTGCCGCCCTTAGAGCTGGCTATGATATAAAAACTGGTCTTATTGGCCCGGGTATTTTTGCATCCCATGCTTATGAAAGAACTCATATGGATTCTGTTTTAGCTACTACAGAACTTGTTCTTAACTATTGCAAAAGCAATTAA
- a CDS encoding DUF58 domain-containing protein, whose translation MKMIKINKKFIFILVISFIVAIILGGNLPYAVFYTFVVTLIIELIYIYKVMGKLHLVFRDKKNSYTVGESDDLEVLVKNYSIPYLYIFNNSIKLFDKNYHGHCVYVDSNKSEIIKLNLIFNSRGVFDLGEFNIMAYDLFNIFSLKRKYYVGDKLIKVYPKIYPIDGKWVFGDGTCDSRSINRNFNEDTSLLKDIRKYVSGDSLKRVHWKLSAKQRQLYVKNFESTSGKLANVFLNMSRESYTSKDGKWIEDKCIEIAASLINYMNINGIKSKIFINDSKNTKLEVYNGQSFNEFMEDMVNEKSDGNVDFCDFIDMNIKYISYSGLIYIVTSEVHEKIWNTLCSLINKNYKVVLLYYLADTYNAKYIDALEKIGVRTININSIIQKDFN comes from the coding sequence ATGAAAATGATAAAGATAAATAAAAAGTTTATATTTATTCTTGTAATTTCCTTTATAGTGGCAATTATACTAGGAGGAAATCTTCCTTATGCTGTTTTTTATACTTTTGTGGTTACATTAATTATTGAGCTTATATACATCTATAAAGTAATGGGAAAATTGCACTTAGTTTTTAGAGATAAAAAGAATTCTTACACCGTAGGGGAAAGTGATGACTTAGAAGTACTGGTAAAAAACTATAGTATTCCATATCTTTATATATTTAATAATAGCATTAAGCTGTTTGATAAAAATTATCATGGTCATTGTGTATATGTAGATTCTAATAAAAGTGAAATTATAAAACTAAATTTAATATTTAACTCTAGAGGGGTGTTTGATTTAGGGGAATTTAATATAATGGCGTATGATTTATTTAATATATTTTCTTTAAAAAGGAAGTATTACGTGGGAGATAAGTTGATAAAAGTTTATCCTAAAATATATCCAATAGATGGTAAGTGGGTTTTTGGAGATGGAACTTGTGATAGTAGAAGTATAAATAGAAATTTTAATGAGGATACATCTTTGTTAAAAGATATTAGAAAGTATGTAAGTGGTGATAGTCTAAAAAGAGTACATTGGAAGCTAAGTGCTAAACAAAGGCAGCTTTATGTTAAAAATTTTGAAAGCACTAGTGGAAAGTTGGCTAATGTTTTTTTGAATATGAGTAGAGAGAGCTACACATCTAAGGATGGTAAATGGATAGAGGATAAATGTATAGAGATAGCAGCTTCATTGATAAACTATATGAATATAAATGGAATTAAAAGTAAAATATTTATAAATGATAGTAAAAATACTAAGCTAGAAGTATATAATGGACAATCTTTTAATGAATTTATGGAAGATATGGTAAATGAGAAAAGTGACGGCAATGTAGATTTTTGTGATTTTATAGATATGAATATAAAATATATTTCTTATAGTGGACTTATTTATATAGTTACTTCAGAAGTTCATGAAAAAATTTGGAATACGTTATGTTCACTAATAAACAAGAATTATAAAGTAGTGTTATTATATTATTTGGCTGATACATACAATGCTAAATACATAGATGCTTTAGAGAAAATAGGGGTTAGAACAATAAATATTAACAGTATAATACAGAAGGATTTCAATTAA
- a CDS encoding VanW family protein, with the protein MKIKSVDKKPYRNIFIVVISVIMFLLVGFTSYAYFTVKKYQETISPGVKVSGVDLSGKTKEQAFKLLSERQKSIQKNNKITIRAEGKSYYIQYSDLNIKYNIKSTLDEVYSYGKEGNIFKKYFYIKKAKERTFAPKFTYDEKKMKNIIDGISKNVNKEPKDAKINFTNAGGIEIIPEVQGKKLLADKLEKEIKEKIEKNNGEDFNLDAPLQVAKPKATKEKLKQIDTLLATFSTSYRSSSYARATNVKLSTESINGTLIMPGEVFSFNDVVGRRTAEKGYMAAGVIVGNKLESGLGGGVCQVSSTLYNVVLKTGLSSVERAHHSFPSSYVPYGMDATVDYGNIDYKFKNTFKYPIYIVGHTGGRVVTFNIYSNKSLKNRTYSLENNIYQTLQASSQTKDDPNLEEGKTEQIQPAHTGYKVKVYRNIYENGNLVKKELVSDDFYRPVNGIVKKGTKKPEKKPEENPKPNTKPSEEPSKPNAETPKQEEVPEKPVDTTKTGTKPANQSTNNTKTN; encoded by the coding sequence ATGAAAATAAAAAGTGTAGATAAAAAACCATATAGAAATATATTTATTGTAGTTATATCAGTAATTATGTTTCTTTTAGTGGGATTTACTAGTTATGCCTATTTTACAGTGAAAAAATACCAAGAAACTATTTCACCTGGAGTTAAGGTAAGTGGGGTAGATTTATCAGGAAAAACTAAGGAACAAGCTTTTAAATTATTAAGTGAAAGACAAAAATCCATACAAAAAAATAATAAAATCACAATAAGGGCGGAAGGAAAAAGCTATTATATACAGTATTCTGATTTAAATATTAAGTATAACATTAAGTCTACCTTAGATGAGGTATATTCTTATGGTAAAGAAGGAAATATTTTTAAAAAATATTTTTATATAAAAAAGGCCAAAGAAAGGACGTTTGCTCCTAAATTTACCTATGATGAGAAGAAAATGAAGAATATAATTGATGGAATTTCCAAAAATGTAAACAAAGAACCTAAGGATGCAAAGATAAACTTTACTAATGCTGGAGGTATAGAAATAATTCCAGAAGTTCAGGGAAAAAAGCTTCTGGCAGATAAACTAGAGAAAGAAATAAAAGAGAAAATAGAAAAAAATAATGGTGAAGATTTTAACTTAGATGCACCACTTCAAGTTGCAAAGCCAAAGGCAACTAAAGAAAAATTAAAACAAATAGATACTCTATTAGCAACTTTTAGTACAAGCTATAGAAGTTCCTCCTATGCAAGAGCTACTAATGTTAAATTATCAACTGAAAGTATAAATGGAACATTGATAATGCCAGGAGAAGTATTTAGCTTCAATGATGTAGTTGGAAGAAGAACAGCAGAGAAAGGTTACATGGCAGCTGGAGTAATAGTTGGAAACAAGTTGGAATCGGGATTAGGTGGAGGAGTATGTCAAGTATCAAGTACCCTTTATAATGTAGTATTGAAGACTGGGTTAAGTTCTGTAGAAAGAGCTCATCATTCATTTCCATCCAGTTATGTGCCTTATGGTATGGACGCTACTGTAGATTATGGAAATATAGATTATAAATTTAAGAATACCTTTAAATATCCTATTTATATTGTAGGACATACAGGTGGTAGAGTAGTTACTTTCAATATATACAGCAATAAAAGTTTAAAAAATAGAACTTACTCTTTGGAAAATAATATATATCAAACATTGCAAGCCTCCAGTCAGACTAAAGATGATCCAAATTTAGAAGAAGGAAAGACAGAGCAGATTCAACCTGCGCATACAGGTTATAAAGTTAAGGTTTATAGAAATATATATGAAAACGGCAATTTGGTTAAAAAGGAACTAGTATCAGATGACTTTTATAGACCCGTAAATGGTATAGTGAAAAAAGGAACTAAGAAACCTGAAAAGAAACCAGAAGAGAATCCTAAACCAAATACCAAACCGAGTGAAGAGCCTTCTAAGCCAAATGCGGAAACTCCTAAACAAGAAGAAGTTCCTGAGAAACCAGTAGACACCACTAAAACAGGTACAAAACCAGCAAATCAAAGTACAAACAATACTAAAACCAATTAA
- a CDS encoding transglutaminase domain-containing protein, with the protein MNWIKERGALIFGVLVNLLFAMKLLKDTLIIKGFSYFYIIFLFLISLFIYWIYSYVLKRGKYRLIATGAIFLFLFLIVYNNRNNFYGFIEKEFINNFNELYTLTEKIQPTAFAQYKFMFILAFVLVVPLVLGISYKFNNLIILMNLAYVTSMWFLGYTEDVKKNLKMFLFISLFSSGIFAYSKMRKKLLKDNVEIKLNFKKVVIFSCIFSLIVSTISIVLPQNFKGKYYTNHKGNFVNRFAKNFQNNPLDVAKGSSYNLRLSGYSNNDKKLGGRIILDDKVAFEMDGNYIKYIRGSMKNYYNGVMWKSKNISYWKKENQNIRKFGVFNTKGIKKRKVKIIPKEIRSTSLLVPLNPYDIEGVNSTVYYDNTPVFISSQIQDSPYSVKYTDGAVQTIEEFTKYIRENDINYSTYFLGEMIYDKGEESKFRDMNSIKRENIGESLIVMSDDTLKIKYGDYLQMPNSVPERVYELTYDIVAGSRSSEEKVERIINYLNKNYQYTLEVFDVPEGRDFVDYFLFDEKKGYCTYFATAMTVMCRIAGVPARYSEGFKVDRKGEGNTRINVTNEEAHAWCEVLIDPEKDIWAIADASPTPVEYRRNKKKKNANINIDDIKINKNKNKVQNIQKEQTVSENHKIKLTSKQIKIIVTILASIGILALSYVLYKVKRRKIIKSNSIIPLYCFTARRLKSIDIVRGESIGDKEFVENIKDDKLREKLSNMVDVYYKEHYGNIIENNFNRKEFINFIEKYILSVEGKFKYYVKLFFYNFIP; encoded by the coding sequence TTGAACTGGATAAAAGAGAGAGGGGCTCTAATTTTTGGAGTTCTTGTTAATTTGCTCTTTGCAATGAAGCTATTAAAAGATACTTTAATAATAAAAGGATTTAGCTATTTCTATATTATATTTTTATTTTTAATAAGTTTATTTATATATTGGATATATAGTTATGTTTTGAAGAGGGGAAAATATAGATTAATAGCTACAGGAGCTATATTTCTCTTTTTATTTTTAATTGTATATAATAATAGAAATAATTTTTATGGCTTTATTGAAAAAGAGTTTATAAACAATTTTAATGAGCTCTATACTTTAACTGAAAAAATACAACCTACAGCCTTTGCTCAATATAAATTTATGTTTATATTAGCTTTTGTATTAGTAGTACCACTAGTTTTAGGTATAAGTTATAAATTTAATAATTTAATAATACTTATGAATTTGGCCTATGTAACATCCATGTGGTTTTTGGGGTATACCGAGGATGTAAAGAAAAACCTAAAGATGTTCTTATTTATTTCTTTATTTTCTAGTGGGATTTTTGCCTACAGCAAGATGCGGAAAAAACTTCTTAAAGATAATGTTGAAATTAAGCTTAATTTTAAAAAAGTAGTTATATTTTCCTGTATTTTTTCATTAATAGTTTCAACTATATCTATAGTTTTACCACAAAATTTTAAGGGAAAATATTATACTAATCACAAAGGAAATTTTGTAAATAGATTCGCAAAAAATTTTCAAAATAATCCTCTAGATGTAGCTAAGGGAAGTTCATATAATTTAAGACTATCAGGATATTCAAATAATGATAAAAAACTAGGAGGAAGAATAATATTAGACGATAAGGTAGCCTTTGAGATGGATGGTAATTATATAAAATATATTAGGGGATCCATGAAAAATTATTATAATGGCGTTATGTGGAAATCCAAAAATATATCTTATTGGAAAAAAGAAAATCAAAATATAAGAAAATTTGGCGTATTTAATACAAAAGGTATTAAAAAACGTAAAGTGAAAATTATCCCTAAAGAAATAAGAAGCACATCCTTATTAGTTCCACTAAATCCTTATGATATTGAGGGCGTAAATAGTACAGTGTATTATGATAATACTCCTGTATTTATAAGTTCACAGATTCAGGATTCACCATATTCAGTGAAATATACAGATGGAGCCGTACAGACTATTGAGGAGTTTACAAAATATATTAGGGAAAATGATATAAACTATAGCACTTATTTTTTAGGTGAAATGATATATGATAAAGGGGAAGAAAGTAAATTTAGAGATATGAATTCTATAAAACGAGAGAATATAGGAGAAAGTCTTATTGTAATGAGCGATGATACGTTAAAGATTAAGTATGGAGATTATTTGCAGATGCCCAATTCTGTTCCAGAGAGGGTTTATGAATTAACTTATGATATAGTAGCTGGAAGCAGGAGCAGCGAAGAGAAAGTAGAAAGGATAATAAATTATTTAAATAAAAACTATCAATATACATTAGAAGTTTTTGATGTACCAGAGGGAAGAGATTTCGTAGATTATTTTCTTTTTGATGAAAAAAAAGGATACTGTACGTATTTTGCTACAGCTATGACTGTTATGTGCAGAATAGCGGGAGTGCCTGCTAGATATTCCGAAGGCTTTAAAGTTGATAGAAAGGGAGAGGGAAACACGCGTATAAATGTAACTAATGAAGAAGCTCATGCTTGGTGTGAGGTATTAATTGATCCTGAAAAGGATATTTGGGCCATAGCAGATGCATCACCTACTCCAGTGGAATATAGAAGAAATAAAAAGAAAAAAAATGCGAATATAAATATAGACGATATAAAAATTAACAAAAATAAGAATAAAGTACAAAATATACAAAAAGAGCAAACCGTATCAGAAAATCACAAAATTAAATTAACTAGTAAACAAATAAAAATAATTGTTACCATACTAGCTTCTATAGGTATTTTAGCTTTGAGTTACGTACTTTATAAGGTTAAAAGAAGAAAAATTATAAAATCAAATAGTATTATACCTCTTTATTGTTTCACAGCTAGAAGACTTAAGAGTATAGATATAGTAAGAGGAGAAAGCATAGGGGATAAGGAGTTTGTAGAGAATATAAAAGATGATAAGCTTAGAGAAAAGCTTTCAAATATGGTAGATGTATATTATAAGGAACATTATGGAAATATAATTGAGAATAATTTTAACAGGAAAGAATTCATAAACTTTATAGAAAAATATATACTTTCTGTAGAGGGGAAATTTAAATACTACGTGAAATTATTTTTCTATAATTTTATACCATGA
- a CDS encoding DNA alkylation repair protein: MDVDNLSIIQWNKEKYEEFKEFLYSIKDEEYKKFNEKIIPDLGKSIGIRIPILKKISKSLCKNNDLMNFYNFLEEGDTYEEKLIQGMLLPNLPYEDTKNMFNNIDLYILRIHNWALCDSFVGSLKKVVKESRESFFIRTKKYIRSANPWEIRFGLVLLNNYFTDQKHIEDIFLMIRYVDSKEYYVVMGMAWLISTCYFVDGSLALEFIESEKISREVRNKSIQKILESKRLSEEERVNIKNLRKSNNRLSI; this comes from the coding sequence GAGTTTTTATATTCAATAAAGGATGAAGAATATAAGAAATTTAATGAAAAAATTATTCCTGACTTAGGAAAGTCTATAGGCATTAGAATTCCTATACTAAAGAAGATAAGTAAAAGTCTTTGTAAGAATAATGACTTAATGAATTTTTATAATTTTTTAGAAGAGGGAGATACCTATGAAGAAAAGCTTATTCAGGGTATGCTTCTTCCCAATTTGCCCTATGAAGACACTAAGAATATGTTTAATAATATAGATTTATACATTCTAAGAATCCACAATTGGGCTTTATGTGATAGTTTTGTTGGAAGCTTGAAAAAAGTAGTTAAAGAAAGTAGAGAGAGCTTTTTTATAAGGACTAAAAAATATATACGCAGTGCTAATCCATGGGAAATTAGATTTGGCTTAGTATTACTGAACAACTATTTTACAGATCAAAAACATATAGAAGATATATTTCTTATGATACGGTATGTAGACAGTAAAGAATATTATGTTGTAATGGGTATGGCTTGGCTTATAAGTACTTGCTATTTTGTGGATGGATCATTAGCTTTAGAATTTATAGAAAGTGAAAAAATTTCCCGGGAAGTTAGAAATAAATCTATACAAAAGATATTAGAATCCAAGAGATTAAGTGAAGAAGAGAGAGTGAATATAAAAAATCTCAGAAAAAGCAATAACAGATTGTCCATATAA
- a CDS encoding AAA family ATPase — protein sequence MSKEVELLEKIIGNMEKVIIGKNAEIRNILKGIISNGHILIEDIPGVGKTMLVKALAKSLNLSYSRIQFTPDLLPSDITGVSIYNQKTMEFQFMKGPIFANIVLGDEINRTSPKTQAALLEVMEERQVSEGNNVYKLQSPFFVLATQNPIEYEGTYPLPEAQLDRFMMKVRIGYPSQDAELSILNVYRKNEPIEDIEAVAEAEDIMLLQHKVREIYVSEDINKYIINIIDATRNNKFLVLGASTRATLALLRVSQANALINGRNYVIPEDVKENALSVLSHRIILTPSARVSNYTSDDVVKDILNTIAVPKVNENDKDK from the coding sequence ATGAGTAAAGAAGTTGAATTGTTAGAAAAAATAATAGGTAACATGGAAAAGGTTATAATAGGTAAAAATGCTGAAATAAGAAACATATTAAAAGGAATAATATCTAATGGACATATTCTTATAGAGGATATACCTGGTGTTGGTAAAACTATGTTGGTGAAGGCTTTAGCTAAGTCACTTAATTTATCCTATAGTAGAATACAATTTACGCCAGACTTGTTACCTTCAGATATAACAGGGGTATCTATTTATAATCAAAAGACCATGGAATTTCAATTTATGAAGGGACCTATTTTTGCTAACATAGTTCTGGGAGATGAAATAAATAGAACTTCCCCTAAAACTCAAGCAGCATTGCTGGAAGTAATGGAGGAGAGACAGGTATCAGAAGGAAATAATGTATATAAACTACAAAGTCCTTTTTTTGTTTTAGCTACTCAAAATCCTATAGAGTATGAAGGTACATATCCACTTCCAGAAGCTCAGCTAGATAGATTCATGATGAAAGTTAGAATAGGTTATCCAAGTCAGGATGCAGAATTAAGCATATTAAATGTATATAGGAAAAATGAGCCTATTGAAGATATTGAAGCCGTTGCAGAAGCAGAAGATATAATGCTATTGCAGCATAAAGTTAGAGAAATATATGTTAGCGAGGATATAAATAAATATATAATAAATATAATTGATGCCACCAGAAATAATAAATTTTTAGTACTAGGTGCAAGTACTAGAGCAACTTTAGCACTTCTTAGAGTGTCACAAGCTAATGCACTTATAAATGGCAGAAATTATGTAATACCTGAAGATGTAAAAGAAAATGCTCTATCAGTATTAAGCCACAGAATAATATTAACCCCTTCAGCAAGGGTAAGCAATTATACATCAGATGATGTAGTGAAAGATATTTTAAACACTATAGCTGTACCTAAGGTAAATGAAAATGATAAAGATAAATAA